CATGGGGCAGCCGGTGGCCGAGTGGTTCACCCCCGACGTGCGCGCGCTGTACCACGCCGCCTGGAACCGGCCGGGTGAGGGCGGCTCGCACGGGCTGACCGGCGGGATCAATTACTACCGGGCGTCGCCGCTGCATCCGCCGGCGGAGGGGCTGGCGCCGCTGCGCATCGACCAGATGCCGCCCGAGGCCTTCGTCGTGAGCATGCCCACGCTCGTCATCTGGGGCGAGAAGGATATCGCGCTGCCGGCCACGCTCCTCAACGGGCTGGACCGCTTCATTCCCGACCTGCGCATCGAGCGCATCCCCGACGGCACCCACTGGGTGGTGCACGAGCAGCCCGAGCGCGTCACGGCGCTGATCCGGTCGTTCGTGGAATAGCGGGAACAACCGGAGCCAGAACCGGAACCGCCGCGCGGGCTACATCGACTCCGCCAGCATCCGGTGGTAATCGTCCGCCGTGGCCTCGCGCGGATTGGTCTTGTGGCAGTGGTCGAGCAGGGCGCCGTGCACCACGTGCTCCAGCGCCGCTTCCGGCACGCCCATCTGGTGCAGGCCGGTGGGCAGGCCCAGCCGCGCGGTCAGGTTGTGCACGGCCAGGGCGAGGTCCGCGTCGGCCGGCAGGTGCATGGCCCGGCGCAGGCGGGCATAGCGATGCTCGCGCACCACCGATTCCGCCGTCGCATTGAAGCGCAGCACCGCCGGTAGCACCACTGCGTTGAGCGTGCCGTGGTGCAGCCCGGTCCGGCCGCCGACCTTCACGCCGCCCAGCGGGTGCGACAGCGAATGCACGCAGCCCAGCCCCTTCTGGAACGCCATCGCGCCCTGCATGGACGCGCTCATCATGTTGAGCCGCGCCTCGCGGTCGGCGCCGTCGCGCGTGGCGCGCTCGATATGGGCCCAGGCGCGCTCCAGGCCGTCGAGCGCGATGCCGTCGGCGGGCGGGTTGAAGGCGGGGGCGAGGAAGGTCTCGATGCAGTGCGCGATGGCATCCATGCCGGTGGCGGCGGTCAGCATCGGCGGCAGGCCGAGCGTGAGCTCGGCATCGCAGATGGCCGATTTCGGCAGCAGGTGCCAGGAGTGGAAGCCCAGCTTGCGGCCGTCCTCCAGGATCAGGATCGCACCGCGCGC
The sequence above is drawn from the Ralstonia solanacearum K60 genome and encodes:
- a CDS encoding iron-containing alcohol dehydrogenase; its protein translation is MALILYLTHVHLGFGTLGELKSECARVGIRRPMVVTDQGVAAAGLAQRAIDATGGLPVTVFDETPSNPTEAMVSQATAHYRDAGCDGLIAIGGGSSIDLAKGIAIAATHPGPLATYATIEGGSGRITDAAAPLIAIPTTAGTGSEVARGAILILEDGRKLGFHSWHLLPKSAICDAELTLGLPPMLTAATGMDAIAHCIETFLAPAFNPPADGIALDGLERAWAHIERATRDGADREARLNMMSASMQGAMAFQKGLGCVHSLSHPLGGVKVGGRTGLHHGTLNAVVLPAVLRFNATAESVVREHRYARLRRAMHLPADADLALAVHNLTARLGLPTGLHQMGVPEAALEHVVHGALLDHCHKTNPREATADDYHRMLAESM